The following nucleotide sequence is from candidate division WOR-3 bacterium.
TTTCCTCCATTTGTGAAGGTCGGTTATTGTACCGAAAGACATTACCCCCAAACAATACGGGCATCGTAACCCTTAAACGTATGACGTAACCTTTTTTCATATATGTAAACATTTGTTTACATCATATTATAACAAAAAAACCGTATTTGTCAAGAGGTAACTGTCATGCCTGTCCCTAGAGCCATTGACCAGCATCAATATCTGGCTATATTAGAAGAGATATAGAAAAAGGGGGTAATTAATGCTAAATTTGCTTCTGGCGCTAATTTGCATTCAGCCTATTCAAGTTATCGAATACAGTCTCGATAATGGTTTAAGGGTTCTACTATACGAGGACCATTTCGTTCCTGTTGTGTCCACCCAGATACACTACCGGGTTGGCAGCTATTACGAACCACAGGGGTTGACCGGGATTTCCCATCTACTCGAGCACATGGCATTCAAGGGGACCGAGAAGCACGGGCCCAAAGAGTATAATAGAATAATCGAAGAGGCTGGCGGGTATGAGAATGGATATACCTCGGTTGACCGGACTGTTTACTACGCGAATTTGAGAAGCGATCGCTATGAAATTGAATTAGATCTGGAGGCCGACCGCATGCAGAATCTTCTTATTGCGCCTGATGACTTCGTCCCTGAAAAGGCAGTAGTTATGGAGGAAAGAAGGCTAAGGGAGAACGATCCATTCGGCAGCCTTATTGAGCAATTAGATCTGATGAGTTACACTTATCATCCATATCGTAATCCAATCGTAGGTTTCATGTCTGACCTAGAGCGGACTACGCGGGATGACGTTTATAATTGGTACAGAAAGAATTACAATCCTGCTAATGCAGTCATTGTCCTGGCTGGTGATGTATACCCCGAAGAGGCGCGTCAGGTGATCAACAAGCATTTCGGAAGCATCAAGGGCACGCCGCTTGATGACGTTGCATACAGTGAACCTCCTCAGCGCGGTGAACGCCGTTTTGTATTGAAAAAACAGGTAAATCAATCTGCTCTGGCTATATACTACCATACGGTCGCGTCCGATCATGAAGATATGTACGCTCTGGATGTGATTTCAATGATCCTCTCGTCCGGATACAGTGCGCGTTTTGAACAGGAGTTGGTCCGCGACAAAGGCATTGCAACCGCAGTCAGGACCTATCACCAAAATCTGAAGTATGGCGGTGGATTCACGCTGCTTGCTATTCCACAGAAGGACATCGATCTTGAAATGTTGGAGGTAGAAATTTATGATGTTCTGGATAACTTGAAAAATATCCCCCTGATTGAAGCGGAACTGACCAAAGCGAAGAACAAGGCATTAGCACAGGATATTTTTAGAAGGGATTCCCCGGAAAGGATCGGAGCTCATATAGGGCAGTTGGAGATTGCCGGTCATGGGTGGGAGAGCATTAACGAGTACCCGGCCAGTATCCAGAAGGTGAATATCGAAGATGTCATGGCGGTGGCGGAAAAGTACTTTACGCAGGATAATCGAACAGTCGGTTATCTCGTTCCAACGGAGGTCAAATGAACAAGGCACTCATTATTCTACTTCCTATTTTCCTCAGCTCCGCAACGCAAATACAGCGTGACACCCTGGAGAATGGATTGGTCGTCCTTACGGTAGAGGCTCACAGGATCCCGGTGGTCGAGGTGAGAGCGTATGTGGAGGCTGGCAGCGTTTTGGATCCAGCAGGCAAAGAGGGTCTGGCAAATCTAACAGGGCAGAGCCTGATCAGGGGCACAGAGCAGTACTCATACAGCGAACTCGTTGAGACCATTGAGTCCGTGGGCGGTGAATTGACACCGTTTGTGACAGAGGATTACGCCGGGCTGAGCGGTAAGGTGTTGAGCAAAGATCTGGCGCGACTCATCGATATTCTTGAGAGTTGTCTTCAGCATCCGGAGTTTGATTCCCTGGAATTGTTCCGTTTGAGAAGAGAAACTATTTCGCTTATCAATGCAAGATCCGACAATCCGTTCGAAGTGAGCGAAAAAGGTTTTCGCAGCCTGTTGTTTGGTGAACATCCGTTGGGTCACTTCCCTGAAGGTATTGAAAGCTCGGTTGCATCCATAACTGCGTCAGAAGCGCGTGGTTTCTATGATGCTTACTATCACCCGAACAACACGTTCCTGATTTTCGTTGGTGATTTTGACAAGGATTCTCTGCTCGCGACTCTAAATAGCAGTTTTGGCGCGTGGAAAAGAGGGGAGATACCCAAACCGCATTTTACTGAACCAGACCCAATTGAGCATCCTAAGGCGCAGGTGATACCGATGGACATATCTCAGGCCTATATTCTCCTCGGCGATTTTGGCCCGAGATATGGTGAGACTGATTGGAATGCGACGCGCGTCATGAACTATATCCTTGGCGGTGCTGGTTTGACTTCGCGCATCTCTGGAACAATAAGGGAAGAAAAAGGGTTAGCTTACATTGCCTATTCCTCTTTCCGCCGTTTTGTGGATGGAGGTTATTTCGCGGCCGAGGTCCAAACCAAGAAGGAAATGGTCAATGAAGCGGTTGCGGGTTTGATCCAAGAATTGGAGAAGGTGAGAGATACGATATACGTTGAGGAATTAACAAGGGCCAAGAAGTTCTATACGGGGTATTTGCCCTTGTCGTATGATACATATAGCGAGCTGGCAAATATAATTGCACGTATTGAGATCGAGAATCTTGGTCTGGATTATTTGTCGAGATTTGAAGATTACATTCTCGGGTTAACTGTTGATGACCTGCAAACCGCTGCGAGAAAATATCTGCATCCTGACCGGTTCTATTTGCTGATCGTTGGTGATATTAGTCCGGATGATATCGCTACAGATGGAATCGAGTGGGTCGAGTGATGCATGTGAGTCGTGCGGCCGCTCAAACGTTTATCTGTTCGTTGACATAATTTGTGATATATCTATAATATACTTGAATGGCGTGGATTGATATAGTAATAATTGTTATCGTTATCAGTTTGATCGTTCACGGCATAGCGACCGGTTTGATCAGGAGTGCATTCGATATCGCCGGAATCATATGCGGATATATTATCGCCTTGACCTACAGCGCAGCCGTGAGAATACCCCAAATTCTTGCATTCTTGTTGATCTTCATAATTGTTGTTGTCGTTTTCTCGATAGCCGGTAGGATTATCTCAAAGATAGTGCATATTACGCCGCTCGGTCTTATTGACCGCTTACTGGGTGGATTTTTAGGCTTGATAAAGGGTGTTATCGTCTGTTTTGTGCTGCTGATTGCGATAACGTACATGAGAAAGGATTTAAGGATTTTGTACGAGTCACAGTTTGCATCGCAAATCGTCGATGTTGGTCTGAAGGCGAGCAGATTCTTGCCAGGGTCTCTGTACGAGTGGATTGAAGATGTTTTTGGTCGAAGCGATACCGCATCGTATGAAGATCATAACATTTCTGTCTGATTTCGGCGCAATTGATTGGTTTGTCGCGGCCGTGAAGGGCGAGATACTGAAAGTCACTCCACGTGCACGCATCGTCGATATCACTCATAATATAAAACCATATGACGTTCGAGGCGCTGCTTTTGTGCTTTCTTCCGTATTCAGAAATTTCCCGAAGGGTTCAATTCATCTCTCGGTCGTCGACCCGGGAGTCGGTAGCGAGCGGAAACCGCTTATCGTACAATCACATGGCCACCTCTTTGTGGGCCCGGATAACGGCCTTTTTTCTCGTATTTATGAAAAGGCATCAAAAGTTTATGAAATAAAGATGAATGCCAGGATGAGCTCCACTTTTCATGCACGCGACATTTTTGGCCCAACCGCGGCCCGGTTGGCAGGTGGCACCAGCACGCAGATGTTGGGGAAGAGGTGCAAAGACTATGTCTGTCACGAGACGGCCCAACCGAGGAAGAAGAAAAACATCTTCTGCGGTGAGATCGTCTATATCGACCACTTCGGGAATTGCGTAACTAACATACCAAATTCAGAAGAAATCACGAAATTACGCGTCTTAGGACGGACCGTGGCCATAAGAAATCATTACAGCGCAGGGTCATATAAAGGCCTTGTTGGTGTGAAGGGAAGCCTCGGTTATTATGAGATCGCGAGCTATGTGGGAAGTGCGTGCCAGGTATTGAAAGCGGGTATTGGCGTGCCGATCGAGGGTTATGCTGAGCCCTAAGAATTGCCTCTTGACAACTTCGAAATCTTGTGTAAAATCGACTAGACTTAAGTCTTGTGAGATGAATGTTGCAGAGAATGGTCTATGACTTAAGGACAAAATAAAAGGAGGCAAAGTGAAGCTAACGTGGATACTCTTGCTCGTAGTGCCAGCAGTGGTGCTGGCTGGAATCATCCAGGGAGGACCTGGCGACAGGATAATGGGATTTGCGCCGGGCGATTCTTTGATCGACACTCTCGTTGTGACGGTTCGCGTACCGGCGCGCATTGGTCTTTATGTGAATGGCAATACTGAATTCGACCTTGGTTCAGCTGCCGTTACTTATCCGCCGGTACTGTTTCCTGGGTATTATGACCCGACTCTCGTGGGTGGAACGAATGGCGATGGTGTGGATGTGCAGGTCTTCTCCAATTCTCAGGTTATGACCTGGCATCTGGAAACGAGCGGCAGTGGTGATTTCAGTGCCACGATTGCCCTTGACCAGTTGTTCTACGCGCCCGATGGTGAGCCGAATCCTACTGATGGGAATGATCCTCCGGGCGGTAACTGGGTTTCTTTTACGAATGCATACGCGGAAATCGCTAATGGCACAAACACGACTGGCTGGCAGGATGAGAGTCAGGATTACGTTTTTCAGGCTGAGACTGATGACGCTCCAACACCAGCAGCAGGCGAGACCGTGACGATCTACTACCGTGTCTATGCGCAGTAGCGCGGAGTAAGAATTGAGGCCGATGGGCAAATCGATCTTTATATTGATTTTCCTTTCGGCCTCGTTGCTTTTCTCGCGCACGCGCATCATGGTCATCATCGATTCCGATGTGGAGTTCGATTTGTATCAGGTGATATATCCTCCAAGTGTTTTTCCGACTTATTACCGACCGACACAGGCTTCCGGATTCAACCCCAACGGCATCCTCCTCACGGTCGGTTATCAGAGAATAGGTAACCTGCATGATATTTCAAATGTCTATGTTTCAACAAGGGGTAGTGGTAGTTTTTCAGCCTCGATAGCGCTCGACCAGTTGTATTTCGCTCCGGGCGGCGAGCCACTGCCTCCGGCAGGTGTCGACCCGCCAGGTGGTAACTGGCGAGCATTCAGCATATTGTATCAGGAGATCGAGTGTCTGGAAGTCAGCGGACCAGGGCTCAAGAGATTCGAGCGTCCCCAAGACTACATATTCAAAGCCGAATCCGATGACGAATCTGGCGATCAATCAATAACGTTGTACTACCGTGTGTATGGGTTATGAATATATTAACTTTCTTGATCATTGGCTATCTCGGTTTTACCGTAGGTCCGGCAAAGGTTGAAAAGGCCGTTTTCGGCGCCGATGCTATGACCGAGGTGTTCGAGGTACAGAACTTCACCGATGATTCGCTGAGAATCAAGGTCGAGTTCGAGGATTTCAGCATTGATGAAACAGGCGAAGTCACCTTTTACGCGCCCGGTCACTTCGTCAATTCTCTGGCACCACGGGCCGTTGTCAATCCTGAGGAATTCGTCATTCCGCCCAAAAGTATTGAAAGGCTGAGGGTGACATTCAGCTTGCCAAGCAGTGAAGTATTGGCTGAATACTATTCGATGCTACTTTTCAAATCACGCCCGATCCCGATGCGTTACTCGACTGCCATCAATGTGGCTGGCGAGATTGGCGTTCCGGTTTACTACACGATACCGCAATACGCCAACAAGAGTGCATCGTTCGACAGTTTTCAATTGAAAAATGATTCTCTGGAAATAGTGTTGAGTAATAACGGGAATGTTCATCTCAGGATTAAGGGTGAAGCAATTATCACCACTTTCGACACTAGAATAATGCAGCAGGATTCGTTACCAGAGTTCGTGGTGATGCCAGGGAATCAGAGAAGATTGAGGATTGGCATTGACGAGGATATTGGCGAAGGTGGCTATTTAGCAAAGATAATCCTCGATTATGGGTCTCTTGAATTGATCGTGGGTGAGAGGAAATTCTACAAGTGAATATGATAATGCTCTTCTTCATGCTTGCCGCTAATAACCGTGTCAATACGTCATTTTATACATATCATCAGGTAGGTGGCCAATCGGTTACCGATCTGTATTTCAACTACGTGTTGCACCGGTATGATCTCCGGGTGGCATTGGAGAAAAGGCAAGATCAGTCCGGGTTGAAGAGCATATCCTTTGGAATTGATTCAGCGATTGGTGATTTCCGCCTGGCGCTGGGTGAGAAACCTTACCACGTGCGCGCCCCGGTTACCACGAACCTGAACCTTTGGGGCCTGTCGCTGATAAGTCGTGGTGCTGATATTTTTCTGGGAAGAATACGCGATAACACTACATCGCTGCCCCCGACATTCAATCAAAATAGATATACGGTCGGCGCCAGGTTACACCGGCAACTCTTCCCGCGCATCCCCCTTGATTTCTACTTGATGCGAAGAAGCGATAATACCTCTCCAACTCGGGTAAGCGATAATAACTCAGTTGGTGTAAATTCAGAAGTCAGGTTCGGTGACAATCTGACCGTTGATAACCGGCTGTGGGCAAGCCATACCGAGCGCGGGATTGGCGCGAGTTATGCTTTCAATGGACGTTATACGGCGGAGAAATACGGAGGTCATTGCCATTTTACTACGATGTCAGGAAACTACGTGCCTCTCTCCAATGTGAAGATGTACCGTGGTACTTGGCTCAGATTGAATACGTACGAGAAGCCGACCGATTGGCTTGGTTTCAGTCAGGATATCGGTTACAGTTCTTTGGGTGACAGGAGGCTTACCCTTAATACGAGATTGTCACCTGCGCGGTTGCCCGTAATGACCTATGGTGTTTCTCTTTCGAGGGCGCGGGTAACTCAGATAGTCGACGGTGAGTATTGCTTCAAAGGCTTCGGGATTTCTGCGAATTACGAATGGTCAAGCGCACGCCGTGCATATGGCCTTAGATTGGTGCAGCACATTGTGAACTGCCAGTTCTGGTCGAGTTTCCAAAGACGCGATGCCGATGTATGGCAGTTCGGACTCATGTTTCCATTCCCAAACCATGTGAGATTCAAGGGATTTCTCAATTTTGTTACGCGCGCACATTACCAGAGTCATACGACCGGATTTGAGATATCTTCACGGTTCTTCAGGGATCTGAATCTTAGTTTTACTTACGAATACATACGCCATAACACGGCAAGTGATCAGTTTCTTTCTCTTAACATTTCGAAGACTTTTGATTTCGACCGGGTTGGTTTGAGTTTCATATCGGGGCGGGTATTCATGGATGCAAATAACAATGGAATGTACGATTACGGCGACGAACCAATGCCGGATATTGATGTTGTCATCGATGGCAAGAGTGAAACGAAAACAGACAGAAATGGTATCTATTCTTTCCATTTCGTGAGATCCGGTCAGCATTCTGTCAATGTGAATCTCGGTTGCATGCCCGCCGAAATCGGTACTGCTCGAAGAAAGCAATCTGTTGATACGAGATTGTTGTCTCAGGCGCGGGTCAACTTCCCCCTCGAGGTGCTGGGTTCGATGGGTGGCACGGTATACTTTGACAGCAATAACAACGGACAGATGGACGAGGAGGAAGATGGTATACCAAATGTGGTTCTTGCGCTAAACGGTTATATGACGACAACTGACAAGGATGGCGGATTTCGTTTTGCCAATCTTGCTTCTGGCACATATGTGCTGGAGCCCAAGGTGCTGCCGCCAGAAACGATGGCAACTCGACAGGAATTGCTGTATGTGTTTATAAAACCCGGCGCAGAAGTTAAGGACTACACTCTGGGCATCGCAAAGAAGGAAAGACCAGTTAATAAGAAAGTATTCGATTAGTCCAAACAAGACAACTTATATATTCTGTGGACCGGTCACCATCTTTTTAGCATATTGACTTATCGTAGTGGCAAAATAAGATAACTCATGTATTTTCTTAAGGATATCGTAAAGCGAAGAGTATCGGTTCTGGATTGCGCAAACAGAACGAATCGATTATTGAAGAGGAGAATAGATGGTGGCAAATTATCCAATATTCTGAATATAAGAATCCAGAAGCCGTACTACATTTGCAGTAATTCTGCGTTGCAGCATATTGAAATATGTCGAGAAATATCGTGTGGCTGAGCAGGTGGTGGAGAGGAAGAGTGACAGGTGAATGCGATAAAATTGAACACATTTGTTATCGTTTGCGGCATTTTGTTCGTTAGGCTTTTTCTGATGTTTCGGTAGCGCGTCTCTGCTTTGTGAAACTATTCGGTCGACGGTTAGGCATTCATTGATTTTTGACTAAATATCGCTATCATTAGCAGTGAGCGTTCCAGACAGGTACGATATTATCGTTGTCGGTGGAGGTCACGCAGGTATTGAAGCAGCGATGGTTGCCGGCCGCATGGGTCATCATGTGCTTTTATTGACCCTCG
It contains:
- a CDS encoding insulinase family protein, with the translated sequence MLNLLLALICIQPIQVIEYSLDNGLRVLLYEDHFVPVVSTQIHYRVGSYYEPQGLTGISHLLEHMAFKGTEKHGPKEYNRIIEEAGGYENGYTSVDRTVYYANLRSDRYEIELDLEADRMQNLLIAPDDFVPEKAVVMEERRLRENDPFGSLIEQLDLMSYTYHPYRNPIVGFMSDLERTTRDDVYNWYRKNYNPANAVIVLAGDVYPEEARQVINKHFGSIKGTPLDDVAYSEPPQRGERRFVLKKQVNQSALAIYYHTVASDHEDMYALDVISMILSSGYSARFEQELVRDKGIATAVRTYHQNLKYGGGFTLLAIPQKDIDLEMLEVEIYDVLDNLKNIPLIEAELTKAKNKALAQDIFRRDSPERIGAHIGQLEIAGHGWESINEYPASIQKVNIEDVMAVAEKYFTQDNRTVGYLVPTEVK
- a CDS encoding CvpA family protein; the protein is MAWIDIVIIVIVISLIVHGIATGLIRSAFDIAGIICGYIIALTYSAAVRIPQILAFLLIFIIVVVVFSIAGRIISKIVHITPLGLIDRLLGGFLGLIKGVIVCFVLLIAITYMRKDLRILYESQFASQIVDVGLKASRFLPGSLYEWIEDVFGRSDTASYEDHNISV
- a CDS encoding MSCRAMM family adhesin SdrC encodes the protein MIMLFFMLAANNRVNTSFYTYHQVGGQSVTDLYFNYVLHRYDLRVALEKRQDQSGLKSISFGIDSAIGDFRLALGEKPYHVRAPVTTNLNLWGLSLISRGADIFLGRIRDNTTSLPPTFNQNRYTVGARLHRQLFPRIPLDFYLMRRSDNTSPTRVSDNNSVGVNSEVRFGDNLTVDNRLWASHTERGIGASYAFNGRYTAEKYGGHCHFTTMSGNYVPLSNVKMYRGTWLRLNTYEKPTDWLGFSQDIGYSSLGDRRLTLNTRLSPARLPVMTYGVSLSRARVTQIVDGEYCFKGFGISANYEWSSARRAYGLRLVQHIVNCQFWSSFQRRDADVWQFGLMFPFPNHVRFKGFLNFVTRAHYQSHTTGFEISSRFFRDLNLSFTYEYIRHNTASDQFLSLNISKTFDFDRVGLSFISGRVFMDANNNGMYDYGDEPMPDIDVVIDGKSETKTDRNGIYSFHFVRSGQHSVNVNLGCMPAEIGTARRKQSVDTRLLSQARVNFPLEVLGSMGGTVYFDSNNNGQMDEEEDGIPNVVLALNGYMTTTDKDGGFRFANLASGTYVLEPKVLPPETMATRQELLYVFIKPGAEVKDYTLGIAKKERPVNKKVFD
- a CDS encoding SAM-dependent chlorinase/fluorinase is translated as MKIITFLSDFGAIDWFVAAVKGEILKVTPRARIVDITHNIKPYDVRGAAFVLSSVFRNFPKGSIHLSVVDPGVGSERKPLIVQSHGHLFVGPDNGLFSRIYEKASKVYEIKMNARMSSTFHARDIFGPTAARLAGGTSTQMLGKRCKDYVCHETAQPRKKKNIFCGEIVYIDHFGNCVTNIPNSEEITKLRVLGRTVAIRNHYSAGSYKGLVGVKGSLGYYEIASYVGSACQVLKAGIGVPIEGYAEP
- a CDS encoding insulinase family protein; the encoded protein is MNKALIILLPIFLSSATQIQRDTLENGLVVLTVEAHRIPVVEVRAYVEAGSVLDPAGKEGLANLTGQSLIRGTEQYSYSELVETIESVGGELTPFVTEDYAGLSGKVLSKDLARLIDILESCLQHPEFDSLELFRLRRETISLINARSDNPFEVSEKGFRSLLFGEHPLGHFPEGIESSVASITASEARGFYDAYYHPNNTFLIFVGDFDKDSLLATLNSSFGAWKRGEIPKPHFTEPDPIEHPKAQVIPMDISQAYILLGDFGPRYGETDWNATRVMNYILGGAGLTSRISGTIREEKGLAYIAYSSFRRFVDGGYFAAEVQTKKEMVNEAVAGLIQELEKVRDTIYVEELTRAKKFYTGYLPLSYDTYSELANIIARIEIENLGLDYLSRFEDYILGLTVDDLQTAARKYLHPDRFYLLIVGDISPDDIATDGIEWVE